AAATGGGAAAGCACGTGCCTTaagccaggaaatgaaaaggcagcagtgcaggaaaccaGGACGCAGCCCATCCCATTAGCTGGggtgttttgcatttgacatgAGCTTGTCAGAAAATTAGTACTTCCACAAAGGGTGCCTCTGGGCCTGAGGCAGTGCAGGGCTACTATAAAAGGCAGCCCgactctctgctctctcagccgcttctcttgcctccttctccttgggcatcaggtgagtgtgaaggctcttctgctcccccttcaAGATCGGGTCTTTCCCCGATGTTTGTCTCAGCTGATACGGGCTGTCCTGGCCCAGGACTGGGACCTGCTTCtcatgggagagggaaagggagagaaggtctcccgcagggagaggctgggacttaGTTGAGGTGTCTCATGGGCCTTGAGCCTGCCAGCGTATGCTGGTGGTGCCTTGGCTCGCCTGTGGTtgggtgcagtgctgctcctcatgggtccctgtgccctgctttcccttgccctctcctccagGTGCACGTCCAGCTCCGCAagatgtcctgctacaaccagtgccagccctgctgcccgccctgccagccctgctgcccgaccccgctggccaacagctgcaatgagccctgtgtcaggcagtgccagaactcctgcgtcgtcatcgagccctcccccgtggtggtgaccctgcccggccccatcctcagctccttcccgcagaacaccgttgtgggatcctccacctctgctgccgttggcagcatcctcagctgtgacggagtgcccatcaactctggctgctgcgacctctcctgcattaccagccgctactgtggcaacagatgtcagccctgctaaagctgctggcaacgacCTTGGGCAAGAACTtcccaagacctcagaacatgATGCCACAAAGTAGTTAGAGCTTTGGGGCATCATATTTAGAGCTTTGGGCCATTGTTGCCTTCTTCTacactctcctctctcttccttacctttcctGTCACCACCTCCCAACGCCAGCCTAGCGGCAacctgttggtctccctccctctgcaggcCAGGCAGTCGGAcaccctgcaggagctccactgcGTCTTAGTGGCTGCCCCCGGTGCTCCCTGtcagccccctccttttcctcttgagACTCATTAAAACTGTGCTGCATCCAAGCCCGTGTgtctgagtcctccttccttctgtggcaactcttcCACTCTGCTCAAGGGAAACCATGGAGCAAGGGGAGGGTGGGACTCACTCACTGCAGTTCATTTtggtttgcctcctttcccttggagctgaggaagacatcccTCGCTGCTCCACAGCCAGTGCCCATCATCCCCTTCCCGTGCTGCATCTCTGCTCAGAAATGGCCTCAGAGCACGCCCTACAGATGCTGATCCCAGGTTCTGCTGCCTTCATGGGaggaccccagtgctgcaggaggccctGGGAAGTCAGCAGCCGCACAAGCACTCAAGGCAGTTCCTCTCGCTCTGCATGGAGttgtgctgggggagaaggctcagagagcAGATGGCCACGAGGATGGAAGGAGGGGCCGGCAGGAGCAGTCACCTTGGCTTCAGCCccgagcctcctcctcctcaccttcccacCCAACTCCAGAAGGAGGGGCCACGGCATTCGTCTAAGGGCAAGGATAGCTAGGAcaactcccctcttctcccatcacacCCATACGGTGGCCCATGCGGCCCCCGCGGTTCATTAGACAGATTTGCAGGCCTCAGGTGACTGACACATCCCCAACTGCCATCAGACAGATGTCTGTAGGACAGAAAGGTGATTTCCATGGGCCTGCAAGAGGACACAAAAGAGCGACAGACAGTTCCTCCCACGGTACTGGAGAGAGTGCACGGATCAGAACAGCCcatgctctctctttgcagctcgtgGCAAGTGCAATCCCATCCTGCGGTGCAGGGGAAGAACAGTTCCATGGCAGAAGCTCTctcaccaccttctgcttttctctgaagccactaGCCCCAGCCCCTCACAGGAAGAGGTTTTCAGACCTCTGCGTGCATAGGGGAAagaggggtggcaggggagaacTGGGGGCCCTTTCCCGagagctcagccttgcacagaaggGCCTTCTGCCACCATGCCAAGTCGGTGGAACACTGAGAATGGATGGGCCGGAAAAGTGAGGCAATGAGGGGTGgatggctggggaaagaaaagctgtaaacctgCCACTAGTTCCCAGGCACACAAGCACAAAGGCCAGTTGACATCATTGCCCACCGTCCTCTGAGGGGAACAAGCGTGGGAGAAAGAGATTGCTCCTGATGGCACAgatagaaggcagaaaaaaaagcatggaaatgacaAGCACTGCCGGCACTTCTGAttaccactgctgctggaaaaccagcaagaccttggctggcttccagacacccacccagctgcttgctctctccctcttcctcctcagcaggagaggaggagaaaggaaggtggaAAAGGTCCTGGGTCAAGATACAGACAGAGGGATTACTTATCAATtctcgtcacaggcaaaacagacttgacttggggaataTTCTCATCTTCCAGGATGTACTCCTTCCTGAACAGACATCTCAGCTCCATCCTGTGCTGAGGCTTGGGGCTGCCAATAATGGAAACGGGAAGTACGTAAAAGGTCTAGtatgaaggaaaacagaggaTTCGATTAAGTGGATTCGGCACTCTGGGCTAGACAAGAGCCTTCTTGGGCCTGTCTGTTCTTTGCAGGGTCTTTGTGACCTGAAGACAATGAATTATATATGGCTTTCTGCGTAGTCTCCACCTCTCCACACACCAAGGTACCTTGGATCCCACATTGTGGGATGACAGGCAGCTCCTCACCCAGTCCCGTGTTCTGCTTTCCcttgccctctctcccaggtgcagcACCAGCCTAGAGACgtgtcctgctacaaccagtcCCTGCCATGCTGGCAGCCAaaccccactggccaacagctgaactgggccctgtgtcaggcagtgacAGAATTCCACTGCTGCCACCCATGGTGACATGTCTTGGTGGTGAACATGCCAAGCCCTATACTCAGCTCCTTCTCCCAGAGCACTGTTCTGGGATCCTCCATCTCCACTGCCATTGGCAGCATACTTAGAAAGCTCAAACTGCAGAAGAGTAAGTGTGCATAGTGATGACCTGGTCCTGGGAAAACTAAATGGCTATGAAAGATGAAAAggtgaggaaagaaatgaaaagcaaaagaaagcccATTTATAAAAGCCAACATGTCATCatggaggagaaaagctgcaCTGCTCAGCACAAATGTGTTCTCTGACACAGACGCTGCCCTCTCTGTGGCTGTGCAATGGATAGCCAGACAAGACGACCAGGGAGCCTTTTGacctgctggagatgggtgtgaGGGTTGTGCCTGTGGCCATCTCCTTTGTCTCCCTCTGCCCGAGTACTGCAGATTTAGTTCTGGGAACTGTCAGCAGCTTCCTACCGTAGGTTCCTAGCAGCGGGTTCCTATCTTAGGTGCACGGCTCCCTGTGGGCAGCCTGGCTTCGAGTGTtacaagcaggtccagaggagggccacaaaaatgatctgagggctggagcacctctcatatgaagacaggctgagagagctggggttcttcagcctggaaaagagaaggctccagggagaccttatagcagcgttctagtacctgaagggggactataagaaagctggggaggggctgtttgcaagggcactagcgataggacgaggggcaatggttttaaaatagagcagggcaggtttagattagccattaggatgaagttctttacaatgagggtggggaaacactggcccaggttgcccagagaggtggtggaggccccatccctggacacattcaaggccaggcttgatgaggctctgagcaacctgatctacttgaagatgtccctgcttcctgaaggggattggactagatgacctttaaatgtcccttccaacctatcaGATTCTATTATGCTATGAAGAGGCATCAGTTTCCCAGCGGGTATCAGGGCCTCCGAGGGTGTTCAGGGCCCTTGTGACCGAGAGGACTTTGAAAGGTCGAGCTGTGGCCTGGCTGCACCAGTTGGAAGCTCCCAGCACTGGAAAACCTGGTCCTGGCCCTGGGGAGCCAGCGCCCAGCAGAGGTGGCAGCTTGATTCCTTTTGTTTGGCCAAGCAAGTGCTTTAACCACTAGGTGATGTGTGTAAAACggctccccggggcagaggtgtGGGATCCCAGGCAGCCCTCAGAGGGTTTTGCTCCACCCTTTGGGCTGAGGTTTGGAGGCGGCTttgagctggcagagggaggagaacacGGGAGATGGCGAGCTTCAGCTCCCACGTCctgggagctccccgggcacCTTGTTGAGTGGCGAGCGTGACACGGTCCAGGTTTACCCAGCAACCTTGGTGGGACTGgcagaggctggtgagacacacgtgtcaggctggggaggagcagggctgggggttggTGGAGGGGGTGTCAGcgctggagaggaagaggggagtgCTGACCCTCGGGCAAAACCAGCAGCTATCTTTTTGGGAGAGGGAAGGTTGCAGATGGCGCGTGGCAAAGGATGGGAGACCTGTTGTGAGCAATGGGCGTGAAAGGGGGAACAAGCCTCTACACATCCCTGTTGCAGACAACACAAATCCTCCTATGTGCTGTTCCTACGCGCATACCTAGAGAGACAGAGCTGTCTCTCACCTGTGAGGAAACAGACCACATCTGCACTTAGAAACTCCGCCTCTCCTAGCTGTGCTGGAGGAACTGCTGGCAGCCTGACTGTGGGCAGACAAGATCCCGGCAAGACCTACAAGGGAGGCTAAGTCAACGCCAGGAGAGCTGAACTGCTGCAGAAGCACCGGCTTGTAGTTGGAAGCCACAGAGGGAGGTAGGAGAGGAATAGCCCACCTCTCTGCCTCGGCTGAGGGAGTGAGAGGCTGTAgctggagatcacagaatcatagaatcattgaatcctACAAtcacctaggctggaagggaccttaaagatcaccgagtccaaccattaagctagcactgccaaaaccaccactaaaccatgcccctcagcacGACGTCTGCCCGTCGTTTAAAGGCCTCcggggatggcgattccaccccttccctgggcagcctcttccaatgtttgattaccctttctgtgaagaattttttcctaatatccatcctaaacctcccctggcataccTTGGGgccatttcttctggtcctattgcttgttacttgggacaagagaccgaccccccccctctacaatctcctttcacgtagttgtagagagcgagaaggtctcccctcagcctccttttcaccccactaaacaaccccagttccctcagacgctcctcatacgacttgttctccagacccctcaccagctttattgcccttctctggacttgctccagaatctcaatgtctttcttgtagtgaggcaCGCAAAGCTGATCACCgcattcgaggtggggcctcgccggtgctgagtacagtgggacaatcacttctctagtcctgctggccacactattcctgatagaggccaggatgctgttggccttcttggccacctgggcacactgctggctcctattcagacAACTGTCGACCAACACCACCAGGTCCTTGTCGGCCAAgcggctttccagccactcttccccaggcctgtagcgctgcatggggttgctgtgagccaagtgcaggacccggcactcggccATGTTGAATCTcgtaccatcggcctcggcccatcaagccggtctgtccaggtccctctgtagacccacgctaccctcaagcagatcgacactcccgcctAACTTGGTACCTCTGCAAACTTACGCCGTCTTGACTTGCGGCAAGAGGTGCAccggggagagctggcagggaggagcacaggggcgCGTGAGGAGCAACCTGTCACACAACCACCATCACCGCTATCACACCTGCCAGAGGGAGAGGAACTCTTCTGAAGCAAGAGCCAACCGCCAGGGAGGGTCCAGAGGTGCTGCTGGATGCACAaccagctcccagtgccaccaccaccaccagccagtGCGGCCGGGGAGATGGACTCCTCACTGGGGCGGTGGTTGGGCTCCCCATCATCGGCAGGGTGTGCTCGAAGGCTGAGGAGGCCATTTTTGTGTAGGCATGCAGCAAGGCAGGCCCTGACGGTGTCTGGCCCCCCCCGGAAGACAGGGCCGTCTTCCTCAGCTGCAAGGGACAGCATGTTGGAAGGAGCCCACCGCCTGTGTCTcactctccccttcctccacgaATGCCCATGGCACTCCTTTGTGCCTGCAAGATCTCCCTGGAGTGACAGCTTTCTCTCTGGCAGCCACGGATACCATCCAGAGAGAGAAGGAGCACGCAGAGGCtcaggctgggatgcagcagaactttaatgagttgaaagagggaaaggaggtgCCCTGGGTGGGGGCCGCGGTGCAGGGAGCTCTGTTGGAGGAGTAGGCTCAGACAGAAGATTGCTGTGAAGGACAGACAGCAGGAATGGGAGTGGGTGAATAGCCCCAGGAACGATCCCCAAGCACGGGCATGGCCAGCTCCCATGGGCACAGATAGCAGTGACAAGACTTCCATGCAACACCATGATGACTTGGTGCAACACCATGATGACTTGGTGCAGCCCCTGGCTTCACCCAGCTGTTGCACAGAGAAGCAGGGCTGAAGTGATTCACAAGCTAGTTTTGGCCAGGCCACACTAAATCACAAACTCAAATCCCAATTCCATATGCAACCAACATCCCCATGCGTCAGGGCAGATCCCGGGCCACAACCAGCTCCCACACTcccacagctgctctgtgctACCTGATGTTCCCCCAGGATAGAGTAGCTTTCCTTGGGAACAGGGCCCTCTAAGGCCTTATCAGTGCCAGGACTCAGTTCTGATGCTGAAAGTCTCTGAGTGAGAGTAGATACCCCTACCTTGCCTTGGGATGTGGTGGTTACCGTGGGACGTGCTTCTGCAGTCGGTAGCATCTGTAAGCTGTCTCTTTTGGGCAGCTCTAGATTCAAAAGTGGTCTCACTAGCTTTCACTGTTGTTCTTGGGCACTGGTTGGAACAGCCCCAGCACATCAAACTAACTGAGCTGGAGGAGTTTCAGAGCGAAGACTGTAGGTATCCAGGTCTGGGGCTGTGGAAACCAACTTACCCCAGGTAGGAAGTTGAAACAAAGCCAGAAGGTCTTTTCCTCTGCATGGAGGTCCCTCATCTACATCCAGGCCTATCCTGTGGACAGCAAGTAGTTCTCTCACTGCCCAAGGACAAAGAGGCAATGACCCTCTCTGGGGCACAAAGTGGTCAGTGGTTCCCATTGTGCCGTTTCCTTTCTATCTACCCTATTCCAAAAAAGTGCCTTTCCTTGGCAGAGCCATGGCTCACTCCACAGCACATTCAAGGCCAAGGGAAGGAGTGGTTCCTAGAGGTGAGCCTGGAGATGTGCACATCCAATGTCTCCTGTCTGTCCACACCACCAGGAAATCAACCTGTGGTCAGGGGCTACAGGTTGAGTCCAAACATTACCCAAAAATGTTCCATTCAGTTAATTCAGAAGAGTTAGCATGACCAGCACTATATGTTCATTCTCTGAATTTGAATTTGATCGATTGGGATTGGCTCAACCATTGCATTAGTGATTCaacacccaaaaaccaaacccacaaatccCCAGGTCCTAAAGCACTAGACAGCCACCCAGTAACCCTTGTCAGCTGTGGTCTACAGTTTCTGGAAACCCCAAATACATGCTCGCTACAAACTCATGCAGGAATTCCCAATTTTGCAACATTACTCCACAGTTTATTGTCAGTGCTGAGCTGATGGCAACAGGGTATGGGGTTGTGCGGGCATCACAGGAAGTTGACCTTTTTAGTGTCCCATGACCCTCTGTATCCGCACAGATTACACAACAGATTCAAGCCTTTAGTTCACTTCTGTTGTTCGTGTTCACGTCACTGCATCTGGCCTACTTCTGTTGTTCATGTCCACTGAGTTTGTGTTAAGGTCATATGGTTTCACTATTAGCGCCCAAATCTAGGTATTCTTTTCCTATGATACTTCAAAATTTCTTTCTAGACCTCCCCCCTCATCTCGTGGTAATGATTAAAATGGTGTCACCCCTGAAGCATCCATGATCTCGCAAGGAGCTGCTGAAGACACTGCTGTGTGGGAAATAGGAGCTGAGGCACACGAAGACCCATCGAACCAGGTGAAATTCCCCTCACACCATGtcctttgctctgctgctgggtACCCTCTTGCCCTTGAGTCAAAGGGACAGTGACCTGTGGATGAGTCCGCGTGGGAGCAGGACACCGCCAAGCATCTGTGGCTGTGATTACATCAGTGCCACAGCAGATATATCTCTGAAGGGATTGTGGATAAGTCCATGACAAAGCAGGGGCAAGGGGAGGAGTCCATTCCAATGCTAAACTCTCTCATATGGTCCAAAGGGACGAGGGTGGACATAGTAAAAGATATACCTTTGAATTGTTATAACCCATGATTGGAATTATGGGAATGATACAGAATGTACTATAGCAGGAAACA
This sequence is a window from Rissa tridactyla isolate bRisTri1 chromosome 19, bRisTri1.patW.cur.20221130, whole genome shotgun sequence. Protein-coding genes within it:
- the LOC128919078 gene encoding feather keratin Cos2-3 produces the protein MSCYNQCQPCCPPCQPCCPTPLANSCNEPCVRQCQNSCVVIEPSPVVVTLPGPILSSFPQNTVVGSSTSAAVGSILSCDGVPINSGCCDLSCITSRYCGNRCQPC